One window of Vespula pensylvanica isolate Volc-1 chromosome 13, ASM1446617v1, whole genome shotgun sequence genomic DNA carries:
- the LOC122633941 gene encoding non-muscle caldesmon-like — MSFFTAEKFPSSSKNNDAEYRSIASTVSTKTRTEEVEKKEKDEEEKEEEEEEMEEGRVYPNNQERERERRKGVSLTRHERGKAERRNSKIVENVYAPSGWPRFGQDLLSRQHFSLSPATPVYNSLSLSFS, encoded by the exons atgtCCTTTTTCACAGCGGAGAAGTTTCCATCGTCatcaaaaaat AATGACGCggagtatcgatcgatcgcgagTACCGTTTCAACGAAAACGAGAACAGAGGAggtagagaagaaagagaaggatgaagaggagaaggaggaggaggaggaggagatggaaGAGGGACG AGTTTATCCAAACAACCAG gagagagagagagagaggaggaaaggcGTCTCTCTCACCCGGCACGAACGCGGCAAGGCCGAGAGAAGGAACAGTAAAATTGTGGAGAATGTGTACGCGCCATCAGGGTGGCCTAGATTCGGTCAAGACCTGCTTTCTAGGCAGCATTTCTCTTTATCACCGGCTACGCCGGTGTAcaactctctgtctctctctttctct